The genomic region ATTATCATCGCAAATGTAGCTTACACCATCACAGGCTATTTTATTAGCCGATTTTGGGCATTTAAACAAAGGCAATAATTAAACCACAAACTTAAGGAGAAAACTTGTTTGACACACTAACTCAATCATTTAAAAATGTCGCAAATAAAATCCGCTTTAGCGATGATGAAAGGGCGCTAAAAAGCGCGTTGGAGGAGTTAAAGAGAATCTTGCTACGCAATGATGTCTATCACAAAGCCACAAAAGAGATTTTGCAATCTGTGGAATCTAAGACGAAGGCGCAGGGCATTGGCAAACAAAGCTTCAATAACGCGCTAGAGCAAAGCCTGCTTGAAATCCTGCGTACTTCAAAGCATTATGGCTTTATCTACGCACCTATGCCTCCTACAATTATTTTGATGATGGGTTTGCAAGGAAGTGGGAAAACCACTACCACCGCAAAGTTAGCAAATTATCTCAAAAGTCGCGGGAAAAAGGTATTGATGGCGGCGTGTGATTTGCAGCGCTTGGCTGCTGTGGAACAACTCATACAATTAGGACAAAGCATAGAAGTAGAAGTATTTGCACCCACACAACAGAATCCAAATGCGTTAGAAGTCGCTAAAGAGGCTAAACAAAAAGCTATTGGCGGGCATTTTGATGTACTCTTGATTGATACTGCTGGGCGCTTGGCGATAGATTCTCAATTAATGGAGGAGTTAAGCGCGATTAAAAAATCCATAAATCCCACAGAGTGCTTTTATGTGGCAGATTCTCTTGTAGGGCAGGAGGGTGTGAAAACAGCCGCGCTTTTTAATGAAAAAATAGGCATTGATGGCGTGATTTTGACAAAATTTGATAGCGATTCAAAAGGTGGCATTGCGCTTTCTGTGGCGTTTCAAATCGGCGTGCCATTGCGCTTTATTGGGAGCGGGGAGAAGGTGGCGGATTTGGATATTTTCTTGCCAGAACGCATTGTTTCACGTCTTATGGGGGCCGGGGATATTGCCTCATTAGCGGAAAAAACCGCAAGTGTGATTGATGAAAAAGAAGCAAAAAATATCACCAAGAAGCTCAAAAAAGGGCAGTTTAGCTTTGAGGATTTTTTAAACCAAATTGAAAATATCAAAAAATTAGGCTCGATGAGCTCGATTGTCTCAATGATTCCCGGACTTGGGAATATGGCAAGTGCGCTGAAAAATGTGGATTTGGATAATTCAAGTGAGATTAAAAATATCCGTGCGATGGTAAATTCTATGACGCCAAAAGAGCGTGCTAATCCTGATTTGCTCAACGGCTCAAGGCGCAAAAGGATAGCGCAAGGCAGCGGGCTTGATGTTGCGAGCATAAATCGTATTATTAAGCAGTTTGATAGTGCTGCAAAAATGGCAAAGAGAATGAGTCAAAAAGGCGGTATGCAGGATTTTATGAGTATGCTTGGAAATGCAAAATTCCCACGATGAGCC from Helicobacter himalayensis harbors:
- the ffh gene encoding signal recognition particle protein gives rise to the protein MFDTLTQSFKNVANKIRFSDDERALKSALEELKRILLRNDVYHKATKEILQSVESKTKAQGIGKQSFNNALEQSLLEILRTSKHYGFIYAPMPPTIILMMGLQGSGKTTTTAKLANYLKSRGKKVLMAACDLQRLAAVEQLIQLGQSIEVEVFAPTQQNPNALEVAKEAKQKAIGGHFDVLLIDTAGRLAIDSQLMEELSAIKKSINPTECFYVADSLVGQEGVKTAALFNEKIGIDGVILTKFDSDSKGGIALSVAFQIGVPLRFIGSGEKVADLDIFLPERIVSRLMGAGDIASLAEKTASVIDEKEAKNITKKLKKGQFSFEDFLNQIENIKKLGSMSSIVSMIPGLGNMASALKNVDLDNSSEIKNIRAMVNSMTPKERANPDLLNGSRRKRIAQGSGLDVASINRIIKQFDSAAKMAKRMSQKGGMQDFMSMLGNAKFPR